A DNA window from Mobula hypostoma chromosome 3, sMobHyp1.1, whole genome shotgun sequence contains the following coding sequences:
- the LOC134343339 gene encoding uncharacterized protein LOC134343339: MDHIEKRLMEEVRKYVHLYDSSSPDYKDCQMASNSWKEISKNIGLDVTECTKRWKNLRDKYVRARKRLSKRSGDRGRKNKMPVFYLPLSWLAPHIKHRETESNYDDNKDGNDLTSGLSTSSVAEENQPAGIPSSRAESSSSSETSPLSPSPRTTQKRKRKGHDWFQKQVAQLDERTVELQHRLLQENDEFSRFGQTVADMLRRLPEEHRPQAMFDVHKLLFERQQQKR; this comes from the exons ATGGACCATATCGAGAAGAGGTTAATGGAGGAAGTCCGAAAATATGTACATTTGTACGACTCTTCATCGCCAGACTATAAAGACTGCCAAATGGCATCAAATTCGTGGAAAGAAATTTCCAAAAACATTGGTCTGGACGTCACGGAATGCACAAAGAGATGGAAAAACTTGAGGGACAAGTACGTGCGCGCCCGGAAAAGACTCTCCAAGAGGAGCGGGGACCGAGGCAGAAAAAACAAAATGCCAGTGTTTTATTTGCCTCTTTCCTGGCTGGCACCACATATTAAGCACCGGGAAACAGAATCAAATTATGACGACAACAAG GATGGAAATGATTTGACCTCAGGGTTGTCCACCTCGTCAGTTGCTGAGGAAAACCAACCAGCGGGCATTCCATCTTCACGTGCAGAATCATCATCAAGTAGTGAGACATCCCCTCTGTCCCCCAGCCCAAGGACAACAcagaagaggaagaggaaaggaCATGACTGGTTTCAGAAGCAGGTCGCCCAGTTGGATGAACGTACGGTGGAACTGCAACATAGACTGTTGCAGGAAAATGATGAGTTCTCCAGGTTTGGGCAAACAGTTGCAGACATGCTGCGGAGGCTGCCGGAGGAGCACAGGCCACAGGCAATGTTTGATGTCCACAAGCTACTATTTGAGAGGCAGCAGCAGAAACGATAA